From a single Oceanobacillus kimchii X50 genomic region:
- a CDS encoding chromate transporter: MKKHWHIFIAFFRVGMLGFGGGPASIPLIQKEVVQKYHWMDDEEFSDILAIANTLPGPVATKLAGYIGYRVSGWIGMLNSLIASVIPTVILLIILLRTLSGISEFDWVKGMTAAVIAVVGMMMAVLTWQFIQKAGKGLGWIITIIMIIIMFILLQVIHIHPGIVIAVLLILALALPVKKQGKEGDPS, encoded by the coding sequence ATGAAAAAACATTGGCATATTTTTATTGCATTTTTTCGAGTAGGGATGCTTGGATTTGGGGGAGGTCCAGCCTCTATACCATTAATTCAAAAAGAGGTAGTCCAGAAATATCATTGGATGGATGATGAAGAGTTTAGTGATATATTAGCGATTGCAAATACATTACCAGGCCCTGTTGCAACCAAACTTGCAGGATATATCGGTTATCGAGTCTCTGGTTGGATAGGTATGCTTAATTCTTTGATTGCTTCTGTTATACCTACAGTAATTTTACTCATTATTTTATTACGTACCCTTTCGGGAATTAGTGAATTTGATTGGGTGAAAGGGATGACAGCAGCAGTTATAGCAGTTGTAGGTATGATGATGGCTGTTTTGACATGGCAATTTATACAAAAAGCAGGAAAAGGTTTAGGCTGGATTATAACAATAATAATGATTATTATTATGTTTATATTGCTTCAGGTTATCCATATACATCCGGGAATTGTCATTGCAGTGCTACTTATTTTAGCACTCGCACTACCTGTGAAAAAGCAAGGAAAAGAAGGTGATCCCTCTTGA
- a CDS encoding PTS mannitol transporter subunit IICB, whose protein sequence is MSEKQSGFRAKVQKFGSYLSGMIMPNIGAFIAWGIITALFIPDGWWPNEDLAGLVDPMILYLLPLLIGFTGGRMVYDIRGGVVGATATMGVIVGADAPMFLGAMLMGPLAAYLMKKFDGVFQHRIRQGFEMLYNNFSAGILAAIMAIIALKAIGPIVSGLNTALAAGVEVIVNAGLLPLANIIIEPAKILFLNNAINHGILTPLGADQASEIGKSILFLMEANPGPGLGILLAFAIFGKGVSKASAPGAAIIQFLGGIHEIYFPYVLMKPMLILAAIGGGVTGVFTLQLFDAGLRAAASPGSIFAVLAMTASDSYIGVILSVILATAVSFIIAAVILKSSKSDDEGDLSASTEKMEAMKGKESSVADTLKGNQNNENTSEVNGEDAVPETPVKDVSQVDKIIFACDAGMGSSAMGASLLKNKFKKNDINIDVTNKAINEIPDDADIVITQKTLTNRAKAKLPTAEHISVENFLNSPKYDELVERLKNK, encoded by the coding sequence ATGTCTGAAAAACAATCTGGCTTTCGTGCAAAAGTACAGAAATTTGGTAGTTATCTAAGTGGAATGATTATGCCAAACATCGGTGCTTTTATCGCATGGGGAATAATTACAGCTTTATTTATACCAGACGGTTGGTGGCCGAATGAAGACTTGGCAGGATTAGTAGATCCAATGATCCTATATCTATTGCCATTATTAATTGGTTTTACTGGTGGACGTATGGTTTACGATATTCGTGGAGGAGTCGTAGGTGCGACTGCAACAATGGGAGTAATCGTTGGAGCAGATGCACCAATGTTTTTAGGAGCAATGTTAATGGGTCCATTAGCTGCTTACTTGATGAAGAAATTTGACGGTGTGTTCCAACACAGAATTCGTCAAGGTTTTGAAATGTTATATAATAACTTTTCAGCAGGTATACTAGCGGCAATCATGGCGATTATTGCACTAAAAGCAATTGGTCCAATTGTATCAGGATTAAACACCGCACTTGCTGCTGGAGTAGAAGTAATTGTTAATGCGGGATTATTGCCATTGGCAAATATCATTATTGAACCAGCAAAAATCTTATTTCTTAATAATGCAATTAACCATGGGATATTAACTCCATTAGGTGCTGATCAGGCTTCAGAGATTGGAAAATCAATTTTATTCCTTATGGAAGCAAACCCTGGTCCTGGACTTGGAATTTTACTAGCGTTTGCTATTTTTGGTAAAGGGGTTTCCAAAGCATCTGCACCAGGTGCTGCAATAATTCAATTTTTAGGTGGTATTCATGAGATTTATTTCCCGTATGTTCTTATGAAACCAATGCTTATCTTAGCTGCAATTGGGGGTGGAGTCACAGGAGTATTCACACTACAATTATTTGATGCAGGGTTACGTGCGGCAGCATCTCCAGGTAGTATTTTTGCAGTATTAGCTATGACAGCTTCTGATAGTTATATTGGAGTTATTTTAAGTGTTATTTTAGCAACTGCTGTTTCCTTTATTATTGCTGCAGTTATCTTGAAATCATCGAAGTCGGATGACGAAGGGGATTTAAGTGCTTCTACAGAAAAAATGGAAGCAATGAAAGGAAAAGAAAGTAGTGTAGCAGATACATTGAAAGGGAATCAGAATAATGAGAATACTTCTGAAGTAAATGGCGAAGATGCTGTACCAGAAACACCTGTAAAAGATGTATCACAAGTAGATAAAATAATCTTTGCATGTGATGCTGGAATGGGCTCAAGTGCTATGGGTGCATCATTATTAAAGAATAAATTTAAGAAGAACGATATCAATATCGATGTCACGAACAAAGCGATTAATGAAATACCTGATGATGCCGATATTGTAATTACTCAAAAAACGTTAACAAATCGCGCGAAGGCTAAATTGCCGACTGCAGAGCATATTTCTGTAGAGAACTTCTTAAACAGTCCTAAATATGATGAGCTTGTAGAACGTTTGAAAAATAAATAA
- a CDS encoding FadR/GntR family transcriptional regulator: protein MSKKISATVTEYIVQQLKNERYKIGDKLPSEREFMELLHVGRSSIRESLNTLEDMGVVEKRMGIGVFVKQLRVNQLADAYVVASLLDNHCSRELLDFRFILEVEMAGRAACFASKQDLIQMEEAIYLHQKAIDQKTSFIQADELFHQAIIVASNNHVIKHVYQSLHDLVQDTLYQKWDTVDSDKCFEEHVKIYEAIKTHQETNAKQMMMEHLHAHWATPSNFESLH, encoded by the coding sequence ATGTCTAAGAAAATAAGTGCTACCGTAACAGAATATATTGTTCAGCAATTAAAAAATGAACGATATAAGATTGGTGATAAATTACCATCAGAGAGAGAATTTATGGAATTACTTCATGTTGGTCGTTCATCCATACGTGAATCTTTGAACACATTAGAAGATATGGGGGTTGTAGAAAAAAGAATGGGAATTGGCGTGTTTGTCAAACAATTGAGAGTGAACCAACTTGCTGATGCGTATGTAGTTGCTTCCTTATTAGATAATCATTGTTCAAGAGAACTACTGGATTTTCGTTTTATTTTAGAAGTGGAAATGGCTGGAAGAGCAGCTTGTTTTGCGAGTAAACAAGATCTCATACAAATGGAGGAAGCAATTTATTTACATCAAAAAGCAATCGATCAGAAGACATCATTTATCCAAGCGGATGAATTATTTCACCAAGCAATTATAGTAGCATCAAATAATCATGTTATTAAGCATGTTTATCAAAGTCTTCATGATTTAGTACAAGATACACTTTATCAGAAATGGGATACAGTAGATTCGGATAAGTGCTTTGAAGAACATGTGAAAATTTATGAAGCGATAAAAACACATCAAGAAACCAATGCGAAACAAATGATGATGGAACATTTACATGCGCATTGGGCTACTCCATCCAATTTCGAATCACTCCACTAA
- a CDS encoding mannitol-1-phosphate 5-dehydrogenase, producing the protein MKTAVHFGAGNIGRGFIGLLLDQSDYQTIFIDVNSRVIEEINKQKSYHVYLAGEEKQELTVSHIIGINSVEEPDAVTKAIVKADVVTTAVGPTILPIIAKVISKGLQERAKQNKRPLNIIACENMVGGSSLLKEHVYESIEANEVGDFEKLYGFPNAAVDRIVPNQTNQNILDVMVEPYYEWVVEKKAIVDELPSITGITYVDDLAPYIERKLFTVNTGHAIPAYVGTYLGYDTIVEAMKDSLIDNTIHGALSESGEALIQAYGFNRETQQEYVDKIIQRFKNPYISDDVKRVARGPIRKLSAKDRLVKPALMYIEYTGRTPVYLAKTIAAALLFNNEEDGEALELQKKITNTSYQEAFVEVSGCDVDSILTKSVMEQLRLLQDKK; encoded by the coding sequence ATGAAAACAGCAGTCCATTTTGGAGCAGGAAATATTGGCCGAGGTTTTATCGGACTTTTACTTGATCAATCAGATTACCAAACCATTTTTATCGATGTAAATAGTCGAGTTATTGAAGAAATTAATAAACAAAAATCATATCATGTTTACCTTGCAGGTGAAGAAAAACAAGAATTAACAGTAAGTCATATTATTGGGATTAATAGTGTGGAAGAGCCAGATGCTGTTACAAAAGCTATCGTGAAAGCTGATGTAGTTACTACTGCAGTTGGACCAACAATTCTTCCAATTATTGCAAAGGTAATTTCTAAAGGATTGCAAGAAAGAGCAAAGCAAAATAAACGACCCTTAAATATCATTGCTTGTGAAAATATGGTTGGCGGAAGTTCATTGTTAAAAGAGCATGTATATGAATCAATAGAGGCTAACGAAGTAGGCGACTTTGAAAAATTATATGGTTTTCCTAATGCTGCAGTAGATCGAATCGTTCCTAATCAAACAAATCAGAATATATTAGATGTAATGGTTGAACCCTATTATGAGTGGGTAGTTGAGAAAAAAGCGATCGTCGATGAGCTACCCTCAATTACTGGGATTACCTATGTAGATGACCTTGCACCTTATATTGAACGTAAATTGTTTACAGTAAATACGGGACATGCTATTCCGGCATACGTAGGAACATATTTAGGCTATGATACTATTGTGGAAGCAATGAAAGATTCACTTATTGATAATACTATACATGGTGCCTTATCTGAATCAGGAGAAGCATTAATTCAAGCATATGGTTTCAATCGCGAAACTCAACAAGAGTATGTGGATAAAATCATTCAGCGTTTCAAAAATCCTTATATATCAGATGATGTAAAACGAGTTGCACGTGGGCCTATTCGAAAATTAAGTGCAAAGGATCGCTTAGTAAAACCAGCTTTAATGTATATTGAATATACAGGAAGAACACCTGTTTATTTAGCGAAGACAATCGCTGCAGCTTTATTATTTAATAATGAAGAAGACGGAGAAGCATTAGAATTACAAAAGAAAATTACAAATACTAGTTACCAAGAAGCTTTTGTAGAAGTAAGTGGTTGTGATGTAGACTCTATACTTACAAAGTCAGTAATGGAGCAGCTTCGCCTACTACAAGATAAGAAGTAG
- a CDS encoding S8 family peptidase, whose product MKSKIFGGLALATLLITSPLATDAATDRNIGIDTEKNPSISDSYNKQAPYVEGEVLVKFKEDMSMNMQQDVLSDINAEILVDENVVDSPFNVLKVKDVDQVVQTLSNNSQIEYVEPNYIMNATYTPNDPFFDISYQYGLFTTETTSAWDVTTGNSNQVVAVLDTGVDYNHEDLDDKTILGYNFVNNNNNPMDGNGHGTHVAGTAAAETNNGLGIAGVAPDTSILAVQVLDSSGSGSLANIVDGIIYAADYGAEVINLSLGCNCDTQAMEDAVDYAWDSGSVVVAAAGNSSTSTTFEPASYDNAIAVGAVDENNNIASFSNYGSWVDVTAPGVEIAGTYPSNRYVYLSGTSMASPHVAGLAALLASQGKDNSEVRRSIENTATPISGTGYYFQHGLINSFDAVNY is encoded by the coding sequence ATGAAAAGCAAAATTTTTGGCGGATTAGCGTTAGCAACTTTATTAATTACTTCACCATTGGCCACGGATGCTGCAACGGACAGGAACATCGGGATTGACACAGAAAAAAACCCAAGTATTTCAGACTCTTATAACAAACAAGCCCCTTATGTTGAAGGAGAAGTTCTCGTTAAGTTCAAAGAGGATATGTCCATGAATATGCAACAAGACGTATTAAGTGATATTAATGCCGAAATTCTTGTTGATGAAAATGTAGTAGACTCTCCTTTTAATGTTTTAAAAGTAAAGGATGTAGATCAAGTAGTACAAACTTTAAGTAACAATTCTCAAATTGAATATGTCGAACCAAATTATATTATGAATGCAACTTACACACCAAATGATCCATTCTTTGATATTAGTTATCAATATGGATTATTTACAACAGAAACAACCTCAGCTTGGGATGTGACAACCGGTAATTCAAATCAAGTTGTTGCCGTTCTTGACACCGGAGTGGATTATAATCATGAAGATTTAGATGATAAGACGATTCTTGGATATAATTTTGTTAATAATAATAACAACCCTATGGATGGTAATGGACATGGTACGCATGTAGCTGGAACAGCAGCTGCAGAAACAAATAACGGGTTAGGAATTGCTGGCGTAGCTCCAGACACTTCTATATTAGCTGTTCAAGTTCTAGATAGCAGTGGTAGCGGAAGTTTAGCAAATATCGTTGATGGTATTATTTACGCAGCAGATTATGGTGCAGAAGTTATTAACCTTTCCTTAGGTTGTAATTGTGATACACAAGCAATGGAAGATGCTGTCGATTATGCTTGGGATAGTGGTTCTGTAGTTGTAGCAGCAGCAGGAAATAGTAGTACGTCTACAACATTTGAACCAGCATCATATGATAATGCTATCGCAGTTGGAGCAGTTGATGAAAATAATAATATAGCTAGCTTTTCAAACTATGGAAGTTGGGTGGATGTAACTGCACCAGGTGTTGAAATTGCAGGAACATACCCATCAAATAGATATGTCTATTTATCAGGAACTTCAATGGCTTCTCCACACGTTGCTGGTTTAGCTGCATTACTCGCCTCACAAGGTAAAGATAATAGCGAGGTTCGTCGTTCGATTGAAAATACAGCAACACCAATTAGCGGAACAGGTTATTACTTCCAACATGGATTAATCAATTCATTTGATGCAGTAAACTATTAA
- a CDS encoding chromate transporter: protein MIYWEIFVAFFVPGILGYGGGPASIPLVENEVVRNFEWMTTQEFGELLAFANSLPGPIATKLAGYIGFEVGGYLGAGIGLFASLAPSLILMILLGGILIKYKKSPRVKRLTLFVQPVIAILLGVLAWNFWNEAYIGIGFWQTAIIVVISYYLIERKNVHPAFIIAGALLYGGFFL from the coding sequence TTGATATATTGGGAAATTTTTGTAGCTTTCTTTGTTCCTGGGATACTCGGATACGGTGGAGGACCAGCATCTATTCCGCTTGTGGAAAATGAGGTAGTACGAAATTTTGAATGGATGACTACACAAGAATTTGGTGAACTACTTGCATTTGCTAATTCTTTACCAGGTCCGATTGCTACAAAATTAGCAGGATATATTGGATTTGAAGTAGGTGGTTATTTAGGTGCTGGAATTGGGCTATTTGCTAGCTTGGCTCCTTCATTAATATTGATGATTTTACTTGGAGGAATTTTAATAAAATATAAGAAATCTCCACGTGTTAAAAGACTTACTCTATTTGTACAACCTGTAATTGCAATATTGTTAGGTGTATTAGCTTGGAATTTTTGGAATGAAGCGTACATAGGAATTGGGTTTTGGCAAACAGCAATTATTGTAGTTATAAGTTATTATTTAATTGAGAGAAAAAATGTTCATCCAGCATTTATTATTGCAGGAGCGTTATTATATGGCGGTTTTTTCCTGTAA
- a CDS encoding BglG family transcription antiterminator: protein MVLYLSSRERHILKILLEAEKEMPVKDIAGQLGVSIRTIHREIKKTEKVLEDYQLNLTKKTGTGIIIQGSLENKNVLQQAIEELSSAELTEEERQVILLYTLLQFRDPVKLFHLATELNVTIAMVSQDLNKLESQVKSFGLSLIRKKGYGVRIEGDEARKRSVLSHLISRHIDPFQYVEKLKERIQEDVAKSDTISARLLGLVDADKLDKIEEQIQRMRHQLPYDLADSAYIGLVVHLALAIERLQKGDTIHFDDGYKEQIKDKQEYKIAAEIIDHLEEAFSLSIPEDEIGYITMHLMGAKLRENQNYLLEESSMDIAYKAKELIRFVSNEMNIDVTTNNRFLNDLTTHLKPAVYRLKQQMNINNPMIDEIKKDYVELFEVVDKAIQHVFPNIAFPDEEIGYIVLHFAATFLQTDSQSDIKVLVICSSGIGTSKMLASKLKNTFPEISIANHQSLFDLNEETLSGYDVIVSTVALEDINRSYVLISPLLTDEEARKIKVELRKSKITAPIKKQQMERRNSQDDFVAKLYSMQLYSKAMIQLINNLKVTTLAKNTDMLSYLQLIGKEIEQAEIVTQADFILEKLVEREQQGGLGIPLSQLALFHTRSEWVQGPYLRVYELEQPIYLKGMDNTPMMIKRILLMLAPQSSDSEVLNILSFISGLFIQKEENIRIFEYGTEEDIHQFLANEFQNFMNEKFHE, encoded by the coding sequence ATGGTCTTGTATCTTTCTAGTCGTGAGCGACATATACTGAAGATTCTTTTAGAGGCGGAAAAGGAAATGCCAGTAAAAGATATTGCCGGTCAACTTGGCGTAAGTATTCGGACCATTCACCGTGAAATAAAAAAGACGGAGAAAGTGCTTGAAGATTATCAACTGAATCTTACTAAAAAGACAGGAACAGGTATTATAATCCAAGGTTCTTTGGAAAATAAAAATGTCTTACAACAAGCTATTGAAGAGTTGTCTTCTGCGGAATTAACCGAAGAAGAAAGACAGGTGATATTGTTATATACATTATTGCAATTTCGGGATCCCGTGAAATTATTTCACTTGGCAACCGAGCTAAATGTGACGATTGCCATGGTAAGTCAAGATTTAAACAAGTTAGAATCTCAAGTGAAATCTTTCGGGCTTAGTTTAATTAGAAAAAAAGGATATGGCGTTCGAATTGAAGGGGACGAAGCACGGAAAAGATCCGTGCTCAGTCACCTTATTTCCCGTCATATTGACCCTTTTCAATATGTAGAGAAGTTAAAAGAAAGAATTCAAGAGGATGTAGCTAAATCAGATACCATTTCAGCTCGTTTACTTGGACTGGTTGATGCCGATAAACTGGATAAAATTGAAGAGCAAATTCAACGTATGCGACACCAACTGCCTTATGATCTTGCTGATAGTGCATATATAGGTTTAGTCGTTCATCTTGCTTTAGCAATTGAACGATTACAAAAAGGAGATACCATTCATTTCGATGATGGATACAAAGAACAAATCAAAGATAAACAAGAATATAAAATTGCTGCAGAGATTATAGACCATTTAGAAGAAGCTTTCTCTTTATCTATCCCAGAAGATGAAATAGGCTATATTACGATGCATTTAATGGGAGCTAAGTTAAGAGAGAACCAAAATTATCTTTTAGAGGAATCGAGTATGGATATAGCTTATAAAGCAAAAGAATTAATACGCTTTGTAAGCAATGAAATGAATATTGATGTTACAACTAACAATCGGTTTTTAAATGATTTAACGACACATTTAAAACCAGCTGTATATCGCCTAAAGCAACAAATGAATATTAATAACCCAATGATTGATGAAATTAAAAAAGATTATGTTGAACTGTTTGAAGTAGTCGATAAAGCTATTCAACATGTATTCCCAAATATTGCGTTTCCGGATGAAGAAATAGGTTATATCGTGCTTCATTTTGCAGCCACGTTTTTACAGACTGATTCACAATCAGATATAAAGGTTCTTGTTATTTGTTCAAGTGGGATTGGGACTTCAAAAATGTTAGCTTCTAAATTGAAGAATACATTTCCTGAGATAAGTATCGCAAATCATCAATCTCTATTTGACTTGAATGAAGAGACATTGTCAGGATATGATGTTATTGTATCAACGGTTGCTTTGGAAGATATTAATCGAAGTTATGTATTAATATCTCCATTGCTAACGGACGAAGAAGCAAGGAAAATAAAAGTAGAATTGAGAAAAAGTAAAATTACAGCTCCAATTAAAAAGCAGCAAATGGAAAGAAGAAATAGTCAGGATGATTTTGTTGCCAAACTTTATTCTATGCAACTTTATTCAAAAGCTATGATTCAATTAATTAATAATTTGAAAGTCACTACTTTAGCAAAGAATACAGATATGCTGTCTTATTTACAGTTAATTGGCAAAGAAATAGAACAAGCAGAAATAGTTACACAAGCCGATTTTATTTTAGAAAAACTAGTGGAACGCGAACAACAGGGAGGGTTAGGAATACCTTTATCTCAGCTTGCATTGTTCCACACTCGTTCAGAATGGGTTCAGGGGCCGTATCTTCGGGTATATGAATTGGAACAACCGATTTATTTAAAAGGAATGGATAATACTCCGATGATGATAAAACGAATTCTACTAATGTTGGCTCCACAATCATCTGATTCAGAAGTGTTAAATATTTTAAGTTTTATTAGTGGCTTATTTATACAAAAAGAAGAGAATATTCGAATTTTTGAATATGGAACAGAGGAAGATATTCATCAATTTCTGGCAAATGAGTTTCAAAATTTTATGAACGAAAAATTTCACGAGTAG
- a CDS encoding PTS sugar transporter subunit IIA: MAKEILSKENIQLGVEISSKEEAIRYTGEILFRNGYVEKTYIEKMLEREELTSTFMGNALAIPHGTEDAREMVNETGLSVVTVPKGVDFGDGNEVQILIGIAGKGDEHLEILSQIAIICSEVENVEKLVAASTKEEILGLLREVN, translated from the coding sequence ATGGCAAAAGAAATTTTAAGCAAAGAAAATATTCAATTAGGTGTTGAAATTTCATCAAAAGAAGAAGCAATTCGTTATACTGGAGAAATTTTATTCCGTAATGGTTATGTAGAGAAAACGTATATTGAAAAAATGCTTGAACGAGAAGAATTAACTTCAACATTTATGGGAAATGCACTAGCGATTCCTCATGGAACAGAAGATGCAAGAGAAATGGTAAATGAAACAGGGTTATCTGTTGTAACTGTGCCAAAAGGTGTAGATTTTGGAGATGGAAATGAAGTGCAAATTTTAATTGGAATTGCGGGTAAAGGTGATGAACATTTGGAAATTCTGTCTCAAATTGCGATTATTTGTTCTGAAGTTGAAAATGTCGAGAAATTAGTAGCTGCAAGTACTAAAGAAGAAATTTTAGGACTCCTTCGAGAGGTGAACTAA
- a CDS encoding helix-turn-helix domain-containing protein, with product MHFGYMLKFYRQEQKMTQSELADGIISISYLSKIENKYVDPPDEIKELLCSKLGINETQLRQVPILDLCQKWFQSLFLRNINSSVMLYKLLCSNKQLITVQDMNHLFEIHKLRYYLIQNDKQKIEEQFQKLQLLSPYFTDAESFYWLKFIGQYYFSREKYKKAIDYFQKSLDRLTYIEVSKKEEKHDVFYMIALSASYIRETYTTLIHAQQTLIYYQKQYNFKRTAQCYLLLGISHSRMQDYEAAMNSYQQAKKIADRINNINLQTKCYQNIGYLFSECKQSEQAIEYYKKSFVLRAEPEKQLYPIIGLMKEYYRIHDLIHAKEWLDKGLAIVEEDDQSIYRYELDVYNQLINKVSSKLEEIILEKIIPFADEKQLYLKKTAYLEILATHYYGQRKYKLAATYYNHALHTTKAVEGR from the coding sequence GTGCATTTTGGCTATATGCTTAAATTTTATAGACAAGAGCAAAAAATGACGCAATCCGAACTCGCCGATGGTATTATATCAATTTCTTATTTATCAAAGATTGAGAATAAGTATGTCGACCCTCCGGATGAAATAAAAGAATTACTCTGTAGTAAATTAGGAATCAATGAAACACAATTACGACAAGTCCCTATTTTAGATTTGTGTCAAAAATGGTTTCAATCCTTGTTTTTAAGAAATATAAACTCTTCAGTCATGTTATACAAGCTGTTATGTAGTAATAAACAACTTATTACTGTTCAGGATATGAATCATCTCTTTGAAATTCATAAATTAAGGTACTATTTAATCCAAAATGACAAACAGAAGATAGAGGAGCAATTTCAAAAGCTTCAATTACTCTCTCCTTATTTTACAGATGCGGAATCCTTTTATTGGTTGAAATTTATTGGACAGTACTATTTTTCACGAGAGAAATATAAGAAAGCAATTGATTATTTTCAAAAGTCGTTGGATCGATTAACTTATATTGAAGTATCAAAAAAAGAAGAGAAACACGATGTATTCTATATGATTGCCTTATCTGCAAGTTACATTCGAGAAACCTATACGACACTCATCCATGCTCAACAAACCTTAATTTATTATCAAAAGCAATATAACTTCAAACGAACAGCGCAATGTTATTTATTATTGGGTATTTCTCATTCTAGAATGCAGGACTATGAAGCTGCGATGAACAGCTACCAACAAGCAAAAAAAATTGCTGATCGAATCAACAATATAAATTTACAAACAAAATGTTACCAAAATATTGGATATTTATTTTCTGAATGCAAGCAATCGGAACAGGCCATAGAATATTATAAAAAAAGTTTTGTACTAAGAGCTGAACCAGAGAAGCAATTATACCCAATTATTGGATTGATGAAAGAATACTATCGTATCCATGATTTAATTCATGCAAAAGAGTGGTTAGATAAAGGACTAGCTATTGTGGAAGAAGATGATCAATCGATATATCGGTATGAGTTAGACGTGTATAATCAATTAATAAATAAAGTATCATCGAAATTAGAAGAAATTATTTTGGAGAAAATTATACCATTTGCTGATGAGAAACAATTATATTTGAAGAAAACTGCTTATCTAGAAATATTAGCTACACATTATTATGGTCAAAGAAAATACAAACTAGCAGCTACCTATTACAATCATGCACTCCATACAACAAAAGCTGTTGAAGGGAGGTGA
- a CDS encoding YciI family protein, translating into MKYFVVLLPMLDEEKSKQYRQDHLDFIAKKDAEGHVFAKGRFADGFGGMVIYIAEDLANAESIAKEDPYVVKGARTYEIHEWEMTTRAILPE; encoded by the coding sequence ATGAAATATTTTGTAGTGCTTTTACCAATGTTAGATGAAGAGAAAAGTAAACAATATCGTCAAGATCATCTTGATTTTATAGCAAAAAAAGACGCAGAAGGTCATGTTTTTGCTAAGGGAAGATTTGCTGATGGTTTTGGCGGTATGGTCATTTACATAGCGGAAGATTTAGCTAATGCTGAGTCAATAGCAAAAGAAGATCCGTATGTTGTTAAAGGAGCACGTACTTATGAGATTCATGAGTGGGAAATGACAACAAGAGCTATTTTACCAGAATAA
- a CDS encoding Cof-type HAD-IIB family hydrolase, translating to MNYQALFLDIDGTILRPDHTYSEHTKIAIEQVKKQGIEVFLCTGRPIIEIDDLADELGVESLIGYNGAYAKYKGKTILNEPMPENDVDTFLSVAKSENHELILYTKDKNHFTTFEDDFVQTFKEIFQLRKNELFDKSLNDQILGITALNVHPNEASHYIINDNIRPSQVNVNGVVSAFDIIRINMNKGEAIKRVLHELNIPIENSIAFGDGMNDKEMLQTVGVGFAMGNADSELVQYADYQTKSSEEDGIFYGLKQLGVVKE from the coding sequence ATGAATTATCAAGCACTTTTCTTAGATATTGATGGAACTATTTTACGACCGGATCATACATATTCCGAACATACAAAAATAGCAATTGAACAAGTGAAAAAACAAGGAATAGAAGTTTTTCTTTGTACGGGAAGACCAATTATTGAAATTGATGATTTAGCAGACGAACTTGGTGTTGAATCATTAATTGGTTACAACGGTGCCTATGCAAAATATAAAGGAAAAACGATATTAAATGAGCCTATGCCGGAGAATGATGTAGATACGTTTTTAAGTGTAGCTAAAAGTGAAAACCATGAACTTATTTTATATACAAAGGATAAAAATCATTTTACAACATTCGAAGATGATTTTGTTCAAACTTTCAAAGAGATCTTTCAGCTACGGAAAAATGAATTATTTGATAAAAGTCTCAATGACCAAATTCTTGGTATTACTGCATTAAATGTGCACCCTAATGAAGCTAGTCACTATATTATTAATGATAATATTCGTCCTTCTCAAGTAAATGTTAATGGAGTTGTATCTGCATTTGATATTATTCGTATTAATATGAATAAAGGAGAAGCAATTAAGCGTGTACTACATGAACTTAATATCCCAATAGAAAATTCAATTGCTTTCGGTGATGGTATGAATGATAAAGAAATGCTACAAACAGTTGGTGTTGGATTTGCGATGGGGAATGCAGATAGCGAACTGGTTCAATACGCAGATTATCAAACTAAATCATCAGAGGAAGATGGAATTTTTTATGGCTTGAAACAATTAGGAGTCGTTAAAGAATAA